From the genome of Aquiluna borgnonia:
AGATTGGAATAAGCGCAGCGCGCACCACGAGCACGAGACCCACAACAGCGAGAACCCAAGAAACACCAGATGCCGACTCAAGTCCCATAAGGGTGAATAGGTTGTGAAAACCGACGAGCACAAGCTCAATCGCCCACTTAATCGGCCAAAGCAGATCCACCGCTACCTCTTCTTTTCATCAGGATTCAGACTCACAAATCCTAGCTTGCGAACGACAATTGGGGACTTCGAGATCTTGACCTCATCGACGCCTCCCTGAGACCAGGGATTGCAGCGCAGTATCCGCCAAACCGTCATTGGCACCCCCTTGAGAACCCCATGCTGCTGAAGCGCATGAAGCCCATAGCCTGAGCAACTGGGGTAATACCT
Proteins encoded in this window:
- the yidD gene encoding membrane protein insertion efficiency factor YidD; protein product: MERFSGSGSKASIKLKALYFLRTFPRNFLIAFILVWRKLISPLYGDVCRYYPSCSGYGLHALQQHGVLKGVPMTVWRILRCNPWSQGGVDEVKISKSPIVVRKLGFVSLNPDEKKR